In a genomic window of Pseudomonas putida:
- a CDS encoding acyl-CoA dehydrogenase family protein, translating to MDFQLNEEQNMLKDSVRRFMEDNCSFEQRGATVDNGAFDGGHWLQLAELGLLALGLPEDLGGMNCSAIESALVMEELGRVLCVEPYWAVAIQAAQTLLASNDPKARAVLQAMGEGMALPVLAHEEAPARGELAYVKTRAFETGQGRWRLNGEKIAVIGGNIAELFIVSVRTSGAAGDRDGITLFLLDANTPGIAKHNVRLIDNRWASHLVLTNVEVTQAQVLGKVGDGYAALSHANAHAMVGLFAEAVGVMEQSLWITRDYLKIRKQFGQTLSNFQSLQHRMSEMLIELELSRSMLHLALASLDLDAAQRDRALSAVKAHIGKSGQFVCGQAIQLHGGIGVTEEYVIGHYFKRMTLINAALGTSMHHYELLAEAERAA from the coding sequence ATGGATTTTCAACTCAATGAAGAGCAAAACATGCTCAAAGACAGCGTTCGCCGGTTCATGGAGGACAATTGCTCCTTCGAACAGCGCGGTGCAACCGTCGATAACGGCGCCTTCGATGGCGGTCATTGGCTTCAGTTGGCCGAACTCGGCCTCCTGGCCCTGGGCCTGCCGGAAGATCTGGGTGGAATGAACTGCTCAGCCATCGAAAGTGCCTTGGTGATGGAAGAGCTCGGCCGTGTGCTGTGCGTCGAACCTTACTGGGCAGTGGCCATCCAGGCGGCGCAAACTCTGCTGGCCAGCAACGACCCGAAAGCTCGTGCGGTGCTGCAGGCCATGGGTGAAGGTATGGCACTGCCTGTGCTGGCCCACGAAGAAGCACCGGCACGCGGAGAGTTAGCCTATGTCAAGACCCGCGCCTTCGAGACCGGGCAAGGTCGCTGGCGGTTGAACGGGGAAAAAATAGCGGTGATCGGTGGCAATATCGCCGAGCTGTTCATCGTTTCGGTACGTACCTCTGGTGCGGCAGGGGATCGCGACGGCATCACACTGTTTTTGCTCGACGCAAATACGCCTGGCATCGCCAAACATAATGTTCGCCTGATCGATAACCGTTGGGCCAGCCACCTGGTGCTCACTAACGTTGAGGTCACCCAAGCCCAGGTTCTGGGCAAGGTCGGCGACGGCTACGCAGCGTTGAGCCACGCCAACGCGCACGCCATGGTAGGGCTGTTCGCCGAAGCGGTGGGTGTGATGGAACAGTCGCTGTGGATCACCCGTGACTATCTGAAAATTCGCAAACAGTTCGGCCAGACGCTCTCGAACTTCCAGAGTCTGCAGCACCGCATGAGCGAAATGCTCATCGAACTGGAACTCTCGCGCAGCATGCTGCACCTGGCATTGGCCAGCCTCGATCTCGATGCAGCACAGCGCGACCGGGCACTGTCGGCAGTCAAGGCGCACATCGGTAAAAGCGGTCAATTCGTTTGCGGCCAGGCCATTCAGTTGCATGGCGGCATTGGGGTGACCGAGGAGTACGTCATCGGTCACTACTTCAAACGCATGACACTGATCAACGCAGCGCTCGGCACCAGCATGCATCACTACGAGTTGCTGGCAGAAGCAGAGCGCGCGGCCTGA
- a CDS encoding Rieske 2Fe-2S domain-containing protein, giving the protein MLNLSMKPTGWFQIGWSDELAPGSVKPMKYLGHDLVAFRSEAGELAVLDAHCHHMGAHLGYGGKVKGDCIACPYHGWQWNTKGENALIPYQDHPIRKKLRKWDVVEQHGIMFLWHDPASGPPRDGWLPDVFDHPEHPADPADYYPCYPHAVVFAPEEPIHPQLITENAADTMHFRFAHNAPEDPVLLAFDTSTAIWKSTMGFRSKVTKEVAMLLHARNAGVGLNFSIFDHPVLARRLVLSCTPVDDEKSDLRVSYYFRRDPKSPEHMPESVRQMARHTRVLFEEDAVIWRHQKFVQRPIYARQDVAGYTALRTWCEQFYEATGSNQGPLKVLEDTGEPVNCSLL; this is encoded by the coding sequence ATGTTGAACCTATCCATGAAACCGACCGGTTGGTTCCAGATCGGCTGGAGCGATGAACTGGCTCCAGGCTCAGTCAAGCCGATGAAATACCTTGGGCATGACCTGGTGGCATTCCGTAGCGAAGCAGGCGAGCTTGCCGTACTCGATGCCCACTGCCACCACATGGGTGCGCATTTGGGTTATGGCGGCAAAGTCAAAGGCGACTGCATCGCCTGCCCTTACCATGGCTGGCAGTGGAACACCAAAGGTGAGAACGCCTTGATTCCCTATCAGGACCATCCCATTCGCAAAAAGCTGCGCAAGTGGGACGTGGTCGAACAGCACGGCATCATGTTCCTGTGGCACGATCCGGCCAGTGGTCCACCCCGCGACGGCTGGTTGCCCGACGTATTCGATCACCCCGAACACCCGGCAGATCCCGCCGATTATTACCCGTGCTATCCCCATGCCGTGGTCTTCGCGCCTGAAGAGCCCATCCATCCGCAACTGATTACCGAAAACGCTGCCGATACCATGCACTTCCGCTTTGCCCACAATGCCCCCGAAGACCCGGTCCTGCTGGCCTTCGATACCAGCACGGCGATCTGGAAGTCGACCATGGGCTTTCGCTCAAAAGTCACCAAGGAAGTCGCGATGCTGTTGCATGCGCGCAATGCCGGGGTCGGTCTGAACTTCTCAATATTCGATCATCCGGTACTGGCGCGCCGCCTGGTGCTGTCATGCACGCCCGTCGACGATGAAAAATCAGACCTGCGCGTGAGCTACTACTTCCGGCGCGATCCAAAGTCTCCTGAGCACATGCCTGAATCCGTTCGACAAATGGCACGGCATACCCGCGTTCTTTTCGAAGAGGACGCGGTGATCTGGAGACACCAGAAGTTTGTGCAAAGGCCGATCTATGCCAGACAGGACGTCGCGGGTTATACCGCGCTGCGGACCTGGTGCGAGCAGTTCTATGAGGCGACAGGCAGTAACCAGGGACCGCTGAAAGTCCTGGAAGACACTGGCGAACCGGTCAACTGCAGTCTGCTGTGA